The following proteins are encoded in a genomic region of Campylobacter showae CSUNSWCD:
- a CDS encoding NfeD family protein, giving the protein MIPAYLMLAAGIGLIMLEFMLGSFFVLFFGLGFLAVGVLGFFIDIAWEYQILLIAIVSLVLLFALRKPLKAKFNQHESEVKDDFLNESGEGEIREGMVYFKGTLWRYDGNLAEGVKVRVLGTKGNKVVLE; this is encoded by the coding sequence ATGATACCTGCGTACTTGATGCTGGCTGCGGGCATTGGACTAATCATGCTCGAGTTTATGCTCGGTAGCTTTTTCGTGCTATTTTTCGGGCTTGGATTTTTGGCGGTCGGAGTTTTGGGATTTTTTATTGATATCGCTTGGGAGTATCAAATTTTACTCATCGCTATCGTCTCGTTAGTCCTACTTTTTGCACTTAGAAAGCCGCTAAAGGCCAAATTTAACCAGCACGAAAGCGAGGTCAAAGACGACTTTTTAAACGAGAGCGGCGAGGGCGAGATCAGAGAGGGTATGGTCTATTTTAAAGGCACTTTGTGGCGATACGACGGAAATTTAGCCGAGGGCGTAAAGGTGCGCGTGCTCGGCACGAAGGGAAATAAAGTCGTTTTGGAGTGA
- a CDS encoding MFS transporter, whose amino-acid sequence MSKFIDLLKNQPVFARLSLIQLICYFGVWFSHTGIFTLLIELDAPVWAITAAAALAFVPGVLLSPFSGIVVDKFSPKPMLIALTVVEMVTVFMLVFIDKLSLMWLLFMIIFIRVGAGGTYFQVEMSLFPKILNKDDLKTANEIHSLIWAFSYTAGMGLAGIYIHFFGIKSAFLLDCALYGVALIVLLKTNIAVRAKKGGEKVREMLKNGLKYVKQNPLIAHLIMLHAVVGVTSYDALVALLADYPYAGLLSASLIIGYINACRAVALIVGPLVLSKFVSNSNLVYIYVGHGLGVIAWSALQFNFYIGFIGIFCAGFFTSTLWSYTYTLIQQKCDPAFYGRIIAYNDMVYLGVAAVISSGIGLLFELGLSLSIITALIGCMFFAGAIYWLFVRKIYKDELA is encoded by the coding sequence ATGAGTAAATTTATCGACCTACTAAAAAACCAGCCCGTTTTCGCGCGCCTCTCGCTCATACAACTGATTTGCTATTTTGGCGTTTGGTTCTCGCACACGGGCATTTTTACGCTGCTTATCGAGCTTGACGCGCCCGTTTGGGCGATCACGGCGGCGGCTGCGTTAGCTTTCGTGCCGGGCGTGCTGCTATCGCCTTTTAGTGGTATCGTGGTGGATAAATTTAGCCCCAAACCAATGCTAATAGCGCTCACGGTCGTGGAGATGGTGACGGTTTTTATGCTAGTTTTTATCGACAAGCTTTCATTGATGTGGCTGCTATTTATGATAATATTTATCAGAGTCGGAGCCGGCGGAACGTATTTTCAGGTCGAGATGAGCCTTTTCCCTAAAATTTTAAACAAAGACGACCTAAAAACCGCAAACGAGATCCACTCGCTCATCTGGGCGTTTTCATACACCGCGGGCATGGGACTGGCGGGCATTTATATCCATTTTTTCGGGATAAAAAGCGCCTTTTTGCTAGACTGCGCTCTTTACGGCGTGGCGCTCATCGTCCTGCTTAAAACAAATATCGCCGTGCGAGCCAAAAAAGGCGGCGAAAAAGTCCGCGAGATGCTAAAAAACGGCCTAAAATACGTAAAACAAAACCCACTCATCGCACACCTCATCATGCTGCACGCGGTTGTAGGCGTGACTAGCTACGACGCGCTCGTGGCGCTACTAGCAGACTATCCGTACGCTGGCCTGCTATCGGCATCGCTCATCATAGGCTACATAAACGCCTGCCGCGCCGTCGCCCTCATCGTCGGTCCACTCGTGCTTAGCAAATTTGTCTCAAACTCCAACCTAGTCTATATCTACGTCGGGCATGGGCTTGGCGTCATAGCGTGGAGCGCACTGCAGTTTAACTTCTATATCGGATTTATCGGGATTTTTTGCGCGGGATTTTTCACCTCGACGCTTTGGAGCTACACCTACACGCTCATCCAGCAAAAGTGCGATCCGGCGTTTTATGGCCGTATAATCGCCTATAACGATATGGTTTACCTGGGCGTCGCGGCGGTGATTTCTAGCGGTATAGGGCTGCTTTTTGAGCTTGGGCTTAGCCTCTCGATAATCACGGCACTGATAGGCTGTATGTTTTTTGCGGGAGCGATTTATTGGCTTTTTGTGCGTAAAATTTACAAAGACGAGCTAGCGTAA
- a CDS encoding copper resistance protein NlpE N-terminal domain-containing protein produces MKNILFLAAAAMIFAGCAASGGASAVNSKKCGSTEVFETCGTEIDKENLIGVYEAKVFCDGCGENSKSTLTLNADKTFKIDTIYQKKIAQREMQKGKYEIEGNTLRVTNQYREKLNFEINGDTLRQISNQNSFIKENFAQERIYKKLEAN; encoded by the coding sequence ATGAAAAATATTTTATTTTTAGCCGCTGCCGCGATGATATTTGCTGGCTGTGCGGCAAGTGGCGGCGCAAGCGCGGTAAATAGCAAAAAATGCGGCAGCACGGAGGTTTTTGAAACCTGCGGCACCGAGATAGATAAGGAAAATTTGATCGGCGTTTACGAAGCTAAGGTGTTTTGCGACGGATGTGGCGAAAACTCAAAAAGCACGCTAACACTAAACGCGGACAAAACGTTTAAAATCGACACCATTTATCAAAAAAAGATCGCGCAAAGAGAGATGCAAAAGGGCAAATACGAGATAGAGGGCAACACCCTAAGAGTGACGAATCAATACCGCGAAAAGCTAAATTTCGAGATTAACGGCGATACGCTACGCCAGATCAGCAACCAAAACAGCTTTATCAAAGAAAATTTCGCCCAGGAGCGCATCTACAAAAAGCTAGAAGCAAACTAA
- a CDS encoding SPFH domain-containing protein codes for MEESIPFIVFAVVVLAFAVLFLKAGIKIISQSDIYIVERLGKFHKVLDGGFHIIIPFVDQIRAVITVREQLVDITKQQVITKDNVNISVDGIVFLKVVDGKMALYNVDSYKRAIANLAMTTLRGEIGAMNLDDTLSSRDRLNSALQRALGDAADNWGVKIMRVEISEISVPHGIEEAMNLQMKAEREKRAIELKAQAEKEALIRNAEALKQEKVLQAEAIERMADAKKYEQIALATAQKEAMDMINESMAQNAKAAEFLLARDRVGAFNELAKNGSKDKILVPYEATELIGSLSVLKDFLGARAAK; via the coding sequence ATGGAAGAGAGCATCCCGTTTATCGTATTTGCCGTGGTCGTGCTGGCCTTTGCGGTCTTGTTTTTAAAAGCCGGTATTAAGATCATATCGCAGTCTGATATCTACATCGTCGAGCGTTTGGGTAAATTTCACAAGGTGCTTGACGGCGGATTTCACATCATCATCCCGTTTGTAGATCAGATCCGCGCCGTGATCACCGTGCGCGAACAGCTAGTAGATATCACGAAGCAGCAAGTTATCACAAAAGATAACGTAAACATCAGCGTCGACGGTATCGTGTTTTTAAAGGTCGTGGACGGCAAAATGGCTCTATATAACGTCGATAGCTACAAACGCGCGATCGCAAATTTGGCCATGACGACGCTGCGCGGCGAGATAGGTGCTATGAACCTTGATGATACGCTTAGCTCGCGCGACCGCCTAAACTCCGCGCTACAAAGAGCGCTCGGAGATGCCGCCGACAACTGGGGCGTAAAGATCATGCGCGTCGAGATCTCGGAGATCTCCGTGCCGCACGGCATCGAAGAGGCGATGAATCTACAGATGAAAGCTGAGCGCGAAAAACGCGCGATCGAGCTAAAAGCGCAGGCTGAAAAAGAGGCGCTCATCCGAAACGCCGAGGCTCTAAAACAAGAAAAAGTATTGCAAGCCGAAGCCATCGAGCGTATGGCCGATGCGAAAAAATACGAGCAAATCGCGCTAGCGACGGCTCAAAAAGAGGCGATGGATATGATAAATGAAAGCATGGCGCAAAACGCAAAAGCCGCCGAGTTCTTGCTCGCGCGCGACCGCGTCGGAGCCTTTAACGAGCTAGCCAAAAACGGCTCAAAAGATAAAATTTTAGTCCCTTACGAAGCGACCGAGCTCATCGGCTCTTTAAGCGTTTTAAAGGACTTTTTGGGCGCTAGGGCGGCGAAATGA
- a CDS encoding CheR family methyltransferase: protein MPQLQAAIYYAREEFDSVRILCAPCSTGDEAYSLGMLAHSNLFDVNRVSIVGVDINSEAIDSCKKGVYSERSLHRLNDNQKNIYFTKRDGKYEIKREMLPRCEFNVANIFDDAIFKLGKFDIIFSRNMMIYFNEEFKLKTVERFHKILSDHGRLYVGHADLVPFTTLYKKHISNRTTYYAKA from the coding sequence TTGCCGCAGCTACAAGCCGCGATCTACTACGCCAGAGAGGAGTTTGATAGTGTGCGGATACTGTGCGCACCGTGCTCGACTGGCGATGAGGCGTACTCGCTAGGTATGCTCGCGCACTCAAATTTGTTCGACGTAAACCGCGTCAGCATCGTTGGTGTCGACATAAACTCCGAGGCTATCGATAGCTGTAAAAAGGGCGTTTATAGCGAGCGCTCGCTGCACCGCCTAAACGACAATCAAAAAAATATCTACTTTACAAAACGTGACGGCAAGTATGAAATCAAGCGTGAGATGCTGCCTAGATGCGAGTTTAACGTGGCAAATATCTTTGACGACGCGATCTTTAAGCTCGGTAAATTTGACATCATTTTCTCGCGAAATATGATGATTTATTTTAACGAGGAATTTAAGCTAAAAACGGTCGAGCGCTTTCATAAAATTTTGAGCGATCACGGCAGACTATACGTCGGGCACGCCGATCTAGTACCGTTTACGACGCTTTATAAAAAGCATATTTCAAACAGAACGACTTACTACGCCAAGGCCTGA
- a CDS encoding dehypoxanthine futalosine cyclase — MTRLSVDEAVNLIENADLNELGSMALARKRELHPDGVTTFIVDRNINYTNACWVDCKFCAFYRDHKDEDAYVLGFDEIGQKIEELIAIGGTQILFQGGVHPKLKIEWYEDLVEFIAKKYPSITIHGFSAVEIDYIARISRISTREVLRRLREKGLYSMPGAGAEILSDRVRDVIAPKKCDVETWLRIHREAHEEGLKTTATMMFGTVETTGEIVEHWEHIRSLQDETGGFRAFILWSFQGLNTRLAAEHPEIKKQSSNRYLRLLAVSRLFLDNVPNIQSSWVTQGSYIGQLALLFGANDLGSTMMEENVVKAAGASYRMNQDEMIRLIKDIGEKPAKRNTNYDILERFY, encoded by the coding sequence TTGACTAGACTAAGCGTAGACGAGGCGGTAAATTTGATAGAAAACGCCGATCTAAACGAGCTTGGATCGATGGCTCTAGCGCGTAAACGCGAGCTGCATCCAGACGGCGTCACGACCTTTATCGTGGATAGAAATATCAACTACACGAACGCGTGCTGGGTGGACTGTAAATTTTGCGCGTTTTACCGCGATCACAAGGACGAGGACGCCTACGTGCTCGGCTTTGACGAGATCGGGCAAAAGATCGAGGAACTCATCGCTATCGGCGGGACGCAAATTTTATTTCAAGGCGGCGTACACCCGAAGCTAAAAATCGAATGGTACGAGGATCTCGTGGAGTTTATAGCAAAAAAATATCCAAGCATCACGATTCACGGATTTTCCGCGGTCGAGATCGACTATATCGCGAGGATCTCGCGTATCAGCACGAGGGAGGTGCTTCGCAGGCTGCGAGAAAAGGGGCTCTACTCGATGCCCGGAGCCGGAGCCGAGATACTAAGCGACCGCGTCCGTGACGTGATCGCGCCTAAAAAATGCGACGTAGAAACCTGGCTACGCATCCACCGCGAGGCGCACGAAGAGGGGCTAAAGACGACTGCTACGATGATGTTTGGCACCGTCGAAACCACGGGCGAGATCGTGGAGCACTGGGAGCATATCAGGAGTTTGCAGGATGAGACTGGTGGCTTTAGAGCGTTTATATTGTGGAGCTTTCAGGGGCTAAACACGCGCCTAGCCGCCGAACATCCCGAGATCAAAAAGCAAAGCTCGAACCGTTATTTGCGCCTGCTTGCCGTCTCTAGGCTATTTTTAGACAACGTGCCAAATATCCAAAGTAGCTGGGTCACGCAGGGCAGCTATATTGGGCAGCTGGCCTTGCTGTTTGGCGCAAACGACCTAGGTAGCACGATGATGGAAGAAAACGTCGTCAAGGCCGCCGGCGCTAGCTACCGCATGAATCAAGACGAGATGATACGCCTCATCAAAGATATCGGCGAAAAACCCGCCAAACGCAATACCAATTACGATATTTTAGAAAGGTTTTATTGA
- a CDS encoding M16 family metallopeptidase, with the protein MKIINLKAANLQIPAVYEASKTLPAVSLKFIFKVAGACVEDKAGLAKFVAKIFDEGTLSKGAAGFAKELETRAISLYASAGFETFAFELNCLKEHFSFALAKLKELLEEPNLSKKSFEKVRTLTLGEISGNESDYDYLARVALNGLLYPGTNLARPSIGTKQSVESITLEDVKNFISSKLDLVNLFVVLGGEVTPEELNLDEILSSLKAGEPRELKLLKTDEKCGQKSIIKPSEQAYIYFGAPFDVSREERYKAKVATFILGEGGFGSRLMEEIRVKRGLAYSAYARSEFALSHSQIWGYLQTKNESRSEAVAVVKDEFAKFVKNGVRAGELAQAKRFLLGSQPLRQETLFNRLNIAQSEFYNGFKLGNFKDELEKISKLKLAELNAFIAEHAEIEKLSFAVLYNEI; encoded by the coding sequence ATGAAAATCATAAATTTAAAAGCCGCAAATTTACAAATCCCGGCTGTCTACGAGGCGAGCAAAACCCTGCCCGCCGTGAGCCTAAAGTTTATTTTCAAGGTTGCCGGAGCTTGCGTAGAGGACAAGGCGGGGCTAGCTAAATTCGTCGCGAAAATTTTCGACGAAGGCACGCTAAGCAAGGGCGCGGCTGGCTTTGCCAAAGAGCTTGAAACGCGCGCGATAAGCCTTTACGCGAGTGCGGGATTTGAGACGTTTGCGTTTGAGCTAAACTGCCTAAAGGAGCACTTTTCTTTCGCGCTTGCCAAGCTAAAAGAGCTTTTAGAGGAGCCAAATTTAAGCAAAAAAAGCTTTGAAAAGGTGCGAACTTTGACGCTGGGCGAGATATCGGGTAACGAGAGCGACTACGACTATCTAGCTAGAGTCGCGCTAAACGGGCTGCTGTATCCCGGTACGAATCTAGCAAGACCTAGCATCGGCACGAAGCAAAGCGTGGAGAGTATCACACTAGAGGACGTTAAAAACTTCATCTCTAGTAAGCTTGACCTGGTAAATTTATTCGTAGTGCTAGGCGGCGAAGTGACGCCTGAGGAGCTAAATTTAGACGAGATTTTAAGCTCGCTAAAGGCGGGCGAGCCGCGCGAGCTAAAGCTTCTTAAAACCGATGAAAAATGCGGCCAAAAGTCCATAATCAAGCCTAGCGAGCAAGCCTATATCTACTTTGGCGCGCCTTTTGACGTTTCCCGCGAGGAGCGGTATAAAGCCAAGGTCGCGACGTTTATTTTGGGCGAAGGCGGCTTTGGTAGTAGGCTGATGGAGGAGATCCGCGTGAAGCGCGGGCTGGCGTATTCGGCGTATGCTAGGAGCGAATTTGCGCTCAGCCACTCGCAAATTTGGGGATATCTGCAAACCAAAAACGAGAGCAGGAGCGAGGCGGTCGCAGTCGTGAAAGACGAATTTGCAAAATTCGTCAAAAACGGCGTAAGGGCAGGCGAACTAGCGCAGGCTAAAAGATTTTTGCTAGGCTCTCAGCCGCTACGCCAGGAGACGCTTTTTAACCGCTTAAACATCGCTCAGAGCGAGTTTTATAACGGCTTTAAACTAGGAAATTTTAAAGACGAGCTAGAAAAAATCTCAAAGCTAAAGCTTGCCGAGCTAAACGCGTTTATAGCGGAGCACGCGGAGATAGAAAAGCTCAGTTTTGCCGTGCTTTACAATGAAATTTGA